A window of Fragaria vesca subsp. vesca linkage group LG7, FraVesHawaii_1.0, whole genome shotgun sequence contains these coding sequences:
- the LOC101302410 gene encoding pentatricopeptide repeat-containing protein At2g39620-like has product MYHSLLKHGVEPDKYTFNFALKACTAALDFEAGVLVHLEVERRGLESDVFIGTSLIDMYCKMGEVKCAVEVFDRMPEKDVVACNALISGLSKSEDPNEALEFFKRTQCWGMGVSLVSLFSLVPAVSRLADIDSCRCIHGFVVRRELSFEVLNGLVDMYSKCGDVDVARRVFDMMQGGDEDGVLWGIMMAGYASNGCFVEILELFDCLKGDGGKMNKVCIMSVLLAATELKDLEMGREIHCCALELEVDSDVAVATSIMTMYAKCGEIEKAIQLFEGLGERDLVSWSALISACVQSGYPEVALSLFRDRQNENLKPCGVTLVSVLAACGELSYLNIGKSIHCYAVKADLDSDISTGTALVSMYAKCGLSTTALIIFNRMPSKDVVTWNALINAYTQLGDVYHAIDMLNELWLSGVKPDAGTMAGMVSTCSLLNDLNHGTCIHGRIIKNGFEHDAPLRNALIGMYCKCGDISSAEFLFHKMKLMKDVVSWNVMISGYMEGGYATEAISVFHQMKLHNCQPNLVTFVSILPAVATLAAIREGMAFHACIIQKGFLSNTLVRNSLIDMYAKCGQLNDSEQCFEEMELRDKVSWNAMLAAYAMHGQGDHAIALYSLMEKSCIQLDSVSFINVLSACRHAGLIKEGKEVFHVMREKHHLGPELEHYACMVDLYGRAGFFDEALELINTMPMEPDAGVWGALLGACRMHSNAKLGEVALSHLVNLEPTNASNYITLADIHAYSARWSDACKTRSNMKSSGSMKTPGCSWVEVQNRVHTLQAGDYNYPQLGAES; this is encoded by the coding sequence ATGTACCATTCTTTGTTGAAGCATGGTGTAGAGCCAGACAAGTACACCTTCAACTTTGCCCTGAAAGCTTGCACTGCTGCATTGGATTTTGAAGCGGGTGTATTGGTGCACCTTGAAGTAGAGCGTAGAGGATTGGAGAGTGATGTGTTTATTGGGACTAGTTTGATTGATATGTATTGTAAAATGGGGGAGGTGAAATGTGCAGTAGAGGTGTTTGATAGAATGCCTGAGAAGGATGTTGTGGCATGTAATGCTTTGATTTCCGGGTTGTCGAAAAGCGAGGATCCTAATGAAGCGTTGGAGTTTTTTAAGAGGACGCAATGTTGGGGGATGGGGGTGAGTTTAGTGAGCTTGTTTAGTTTGGTTCCAGCAGTGTCTAGATTGGCGGATATTGATTCGTGTAGGTGTATTCATGGGTTTGTGGTGAGGAGGGAGTTGAGTTTCGAGGTTTTGAATGGGTTGGTTGATATGTATTCCAAGTGTGGGGATGTGGATGTTGCTCGGAGGGTTTTTGATATGATGCAGGGTGGCGATGAGGATGGTGTTTTATGGGGGATAATGATGGCAGGGTACGCGAGTAATGGATGTTTTGTTGAAATTTTGGAGCTGTTTGATTGCTTGAAAGGGGATGGCGGTAAAATGAATAAGGTTTGCATTATGAGTGTGCTTTTGGCTGCTACTGAGCTGAAAGATTTGGAGATGGGGAGAGAGATTCATTGTTGTGCTTTAGAACTAGAAGTCGATTCTGATGTCGCGGTTGCTACTTCTATAATGACCATGTATGCAAAATGTGGAGAAATAGAGAAGGCAATACAATTGTTTGAGGGACTTGGGGAAAGAGATTTAGTTTCTTGGTCTGCACTTATATCTGCTTGTGTCCAGTCTGGCTATCCTGAAGTGGCATTGTCTCTCTTTCGGGATAGGCAGAATGAAAATCTCAAACCATGTGGTGTGACATTGGTCAGCGTCCTTGCTGCATGTGGGGAGCTTTCATATCTGAATATTGGTAAGAGCATACATTGCTATGCTGTTAAGGCCGATTTGGATTCTGATATTTCTACTGGGACAGCCCTGGTCTCCATGTATGCTAAATGTGGATTGTCTACTACTGCCTTGATTATATTCAACAGAATGCCATCTAAAGATGTTGTGACATGGAATGCACTTATAAATGCATATACCCAATTAGGTGATGTCTACCATGCTATTGATATGTTGAATGAATTGTGGTTATCTGGAGTAAAACCTGATGCAGGAACGATGGCGGGTATGGTCTCCACTTGTAGCTTATTAAATGATCTAAATCACGGTACTTGTATTCATGGACGAATTATAAAGAACGGGTTTGAACATGATGCTCCTTTGAGAAATGCTCTTATTGGCATGTATTGCAAATGTGGTGACATTTCATCGGCTGAATTTCTGTTTCATAAAATGAAACTAATGAAAGATGTGGTGTCCTGGAATGTAATGATTTCAGGATACATGGAGGGTGGATATGCCACAGAAGCTATATCTGTGTTTCACCAGATGAAACTACACAATTGTCAGCCGAATTTAGTCACGTTTGTAAGCATCCTTCCTGCAGTGGCAACTCTGGCAGCAATAAGAGAGGGCATGGCTTTTCATGCCTGCATTATCCAGAAGGGGTTTCTGTCTAATACACTTGTCAGAAATAGTCTTATTGACATGTATGCTAAATGTGGACAGCTCAATGATTCGGAACAGTGCTTTGAAGAGATGGAACTCAGGGATAAAGTTTCGTGGAACGCAATGCTTGCAGCATATGCAATGCATGGGCAAGGGGATCATGCTATTGCACTTTACTCGCTGATGGAGAAGAGCTGTATCCAACTTGATTCTGTGTCATTCATTAATGTCTTGTCTGCCTGCAGACATGCGGGTTTAATAAAAGAAGGGAAGGAAGTTTTTCACGTTATGCGTGAAAAGCACCATCTTGGACCAGAGTTGGAACATTATGCGTGCATGGTAGATCTTTATGGCCGTGCTGGTTTCTTCGATGAAGCTCTAGAATTGATTAATACAATGCCAATGGAGCCTGATGCTGGAGTCTGGGGAGCATTATTAGGTGCATGCAGGATGCATTCAAATGCGAAGTTGGGAGAAGTTGCGTTGAGTCATCTTGTTAACCTTGAACCTACAAATGCCAGTAATTACATAACTTTAGCGGATATACATGCATATTCAGCTAGATGGAGTGATGCTTGCAAGACAAGATCAAATATGAAGAGCTCTGGGTCAATGAAAACGCCAGGATGTAGTTGGGTAGAGGTCCAAAACAGGGTTCATACGCTTCAGGCGGGTGATTACAACTACCCCCAACTTGGAGCTGAGAGTTAA
- the LOC101302709 gene encoding uncharacterized protein LOC101302709, protein MHALARVYFFSKVELGSASVLVAEALVLRDSVVKAKEKGFTRVEVEGDHKLEREQDVGLPSCRIALWVLVSLLPLQDAVNTILASPPQWKTLSHPILTRRNLEFNYLNVLGRNYRGTVFDVTARARAFVRRVSKYLQQYQGNKVESLKIDCYHGIKVKSKTEVRLDEWIRFAIMKSVEELHVRPGWCSMSHRDLIIFPLLSLVGSTSNLKHLLLERCILRQQSPTDFDGFKLLTTLRLNEVALDNCLMANLLSVCLLLESLTLDRCCRMYDKSFLDFDLPVVCDRLTDLKVLQGMYMYGTNVNISALNLTSLEFIAYVGCSCSFLQSPQLARIYFSGTGLCRGNELVKISEALVQFASCPALETLHLRIPAETPRISSFQTYGNLKQLNLDLDLDRKRRKDNDDVDVNCVLDLLKAAPLLEEFTITTQNGQDLSKTNPRETRNRSGFTNDHLRMVKMQGFTGNWYERELAICILEISVVEEKLKGVRTDAQIILL, encoded by the exons ATGCATGCATTAGCTAGGGTTTATTTTTTCTCAAAGGTGGAACTTGGAAGTGCTTCGGTACTTGTTGCTGAGGCGTTAGTATTGAGAGATAGCGTGGTGAAAGCAAAAGAGAAAGGTTTTACAAGGGTTGAAGTGGAAGGAGATCACAAGCTA GAAAGAGAACAAGATGTGGGATTACCGAGTTGCCGAATTGCGTTATGGGTTCTAGTCTCATTGCTACCTCTACAAGACGCAGTAAATACAATCCTGGCTTCCCCTCCGCAGTGGAAGACACTTTCTCATCCAATACTAACAAGGCGCAATCTTGAATTCAACTATCTCAACGTTTTAGGAAGAAATTACAGAGGAACAGTTTTCGACGTGACGGCGAGAGCTCGAGCCTTTGTGAGACGTGTGAGTAAATATTTGCAGCAATATCAAGGTAACAAGGTTGAATCTTTGAAAATTGATTGCTATCACGGTATCAAGGTTAAATCAAAGACTGAAGTCAGGCTTGATGAATGGATTCGTTTTGCAATTATGAAAAGTGTCGAAGAACTACATGTTCGACCTGGTTGGTGTTCAATGTCCCACCGAGATCTTATTATTTTTCCTCTCCTTTCACTTGTTGGCTCCACTTCAAATCTTAAACATTTGTTATTAGAGAGATGCATACTAAGACAGCAATCTCCTACTGATTTTGACGGATTCAAGCTGCTAACTACTCTTCGTCTCAATGAAGTTGCCCTCGATAATTGTCTGATGGCAAACCTCCTTTCTGTTTGTTTATTACTTGAGAGCTTGACCTTAGATCGTTGCTGCAGGATGTATGATAAATCATTTCTGGATTTTGATCTTCCTGTTGTGTGTGATCGCCTAACTGATCTGAAAGTGTTACAGGGTATGTACATGTACGGAACCAACGTGAATATTTCGGCGCTAAATCTTACCTCATTGGAGTTCATTGCATATGTTGGTTGCAGTTGTTCTTTCCTACAAAGTCCACAGTTAGCAAGAATTTATTTCTCAGGCACCGGACTCTGTCGAGGAAATGAACTAGTGAAAATATCGGAAGCATTAGTCCAATTTGCATCGTGTCCCGCGCTTGAAACTCTTCATCTGCGAATTCCGGCAGAAACCCCCCGAATTAGCAGCTTTCAAACTTACGGAAATCTCAAGCAACTGAACTTGGATCTTGACCTAGATCGAAAGAGAAGGAAAGACAATGATGATGTTGATGTCAATTGTGTGCTGGATCTCCTCAAGGCTGCACCCCTTTTGGAAGAGTTCACAATAACAACACAAAATGGACAAGACTTGTCTAAGACTAATCCTAGAGAGACAAGGAATCGTTCTGGATTCACAAATGATCATTTGAGAATGGTTAAGATGCAGGGATTCACAGGTAATTGGTACGAAAGAGAATTGGCCATTTGTATCCTAGAGATTTCAGTTGTGGAAGAAAAACTTAAGGGAGTAAGGACTGATGCTCAGATCATACTTCTATAA
- the LOC101302993 gene encoding uncharacterized mitochondrial protein ymf1-like: MSSPLARRLLQSKRLSSATVEKSPILLSFQSSSLTSNQWRKLKNLLFPGKTSFRPSFSPTGGESRFSAQLARSAGPTCISYFGEEASGKLELLPSWSNDQDLLLLYGQNGSSFVNHMDVAKVDDVDDMEASLFQFYLPSSYLCSSLGAETPSDNVKGQEC, translated from the coding sequence ATGTCGTCGCCATTGGCAAGAAGGCTCCTACAGAGTAAACGCCTTTCTTCAGCAACTGTGGAGAAAAGCCCTATTCTTTTATCTTTCCAGTCGAGTAGCTTGACCAGTAACCAATGGCGAAAACTGAAGAATCTATTGTTTCCCGGTAAAACTTCATTTCGCCCAAGTTTTAGTCCAACCGGAGGAGAGAGTCGGTTTTCTGCTCAGCTTGCTCGTAGTGCGGGTCCCACTTGTATATCGTATTTCGGCGAAGAAGCATCGGGCAAGTTGGAGCTGTTACCTTCTTGGTCCAATGACCAAGATTTGCTTTTGTTATATGGGCAAAATGGGTCTAGTTTCGTAAATCATATGGATGTAGCAAAAGTGGATGATGTTGATGACATGGAAGCGTCTCTTTTCCAATTCTATTTACCTAGTTCGTATCTTTGTTCGTCTCTTGGAGCTGAGACACCATCCGACAATGTGAAGGGGCAGGAGTGTTAA
- the LOC101298256 gene encoding zinc finger protein ZAT11-like — MFHSFIHFLFTQPKRVNYLPSFLPKVDHHIIIMKRSITELDHSVTMANCLMLLSRGNDYDSLISTTSSPTSSPSRVFECKTCNRQFPSFQALGGHRASHKKPRLAGGDGSSSDSQSSSPSKPKTHECNICGLEFAIGQALGGHMRRHRAAVTDNDHRNLNGAQSKPMMGLSSNLGQGVVPVLKKTNSSRRVLCLDLNLTPFENDMEILGIGKTTPPLVEFIF; from the coding sequence ATGTTCCATTCCTTTATTCATTTCCTTTTTACACAACCCAAAAGAGTAAACTACCTTCCTTCCTTCTTGCCAAAAGTTGATCATCACATCATCATCATGAAGAGAAGCATAACAGAGCTCGATCACAGCGTAACCATGGCGAACTGCTTGATGCTGCTCTCTCGAGGCAACGACTACGACTCGTTGATCTCCACTACCTCATCGCCGACGTCCTCACCTAGCCGCGTCTTCGAGTGCAAGACATGTAATCGTCAGTTCCCTTCGTTCCAGGCACTCGGAGGACACAGAGCGAGTCACAAGAAGCCGAGGCTTGCCGGAGGAGACGGATCGAGTTCCGACAGCCAGTCGTCTTCGCCGAGCAAACCCAAGACGCACGAGTGCAACATATGCGGGTTGGAGTTTGCTATAGGTCAGGCCTTAGGGGGTCATATGAGAAGGCACAGAGCGGCGGTGACTGATAACGACCACCGGAATCTTAATGGAGCACAATCGAAACCTATGATGGGTTTGAGTTCTAATCTGGGACAAGGAGTTGTTCCGGTTTTGAAGAAGACGAATAGCAGTCGGAGAGTTTTGTGTTTGGATCTCAACTTGACGCCCTTTGAGAATGACATGGAGATTCTTGGAATAGGGAAAACAACTCCTCCTCTTGTTGAGTTTATTTTCTAG